From Rudanella lutea DSM 19387, a single genomic window includes:
- a CDS encoding exo-beta-N-acetylmuramidase NamZ family protein encodes MRFLSLLLLACICFAGSTFAQIQTGADQTNLYVPSLKGKRVGMVVNHTSVIKRAGGYTHLVDSLQALGLTIKTIFAPEHGFRGQASAGEKVDNSRDAKTGISIVSLYGKNYKPTPAQLDSLDVLLFDIQDVGARFYTYISTMHYAMEAAAEAGKPFIVLDRPNPNGHLVDGPVLDPAFKSFVGMHPIPVVHGLTVGELAGMINGEKWLAGGRQVSLTVIPVKNYTHATPYELPIAPSPNLPNLQSILLYPSICFFEGTVVSVGRGTDKQFQVIGSPNPKNGRFQFTPTDKPGAVNPPNEGQLCYGLDLTQVNARKQGFTLKYVIDFYEKAPEKDKFFLKGNFIDKLYGSDQLRKQLIAGVKESAIRKSWEPALSQYKAKRKGYLLYK; translated from the coding sequence ATGCGTTTTTTATCCCTACTCTTGCTGGCCTGCATCTGTTTCGCAGGCTCAACCTTTGCCCAGATTCAGACGGGTGCCGACCAAACCAACCTGTACGTACCGTCGCTCAAGGGAAAACGGGTAGGTATGGTGGTCAACCACACGTCGGTCATCAAACGGGCCGGCGGCTACACCCACCTCGTGGATAGCCTACAGGCACTTGGCCTTACCATCAAAACGATATTTGCCCCTGAACACGGCTTCCGGGGACAGGCCAGCGCGGGCGAAAAAGTAGATAACAGCCGCGACGCCAAAACGGGTATCAGCATTGTATCGCTCTACGGCAAAAACTACAAGCCTACCCCCGCGCAGCTCGACTCACTCGACGTACTTCTGTTTGACATTCAGGATGTAGGTGCGCGGTTTTATACCTACATCAGCACCATGCACTACGCCATGGAAGCGGCCGCCGAAGCCGGTAAGCCGTTTATCGTACTCGACCGCCCCAACCCCAATGGGCACCTCGTTGATGGCCCCGTGCTCGACCCGGCGTTTAAATCGTTTGTCGGAATGCACCCCATTCCGGTGGTACATGGCCTGACCGTAGGCGAGCTTGCGGGTATGATCAATGGCGAAAAATGGCTGGCGGGAGGACGTCAGGTGAGCCTCACCGTGATTCCGGTTAAAAATTACACCCATGCTACGCCGTACGAGTTACCTATTGCCCCCTCACCCAATCTGCCCAATCTCCAGTCGATTCTACTGTACCCGTCCATTTGCTTTTTCGAAGGAACCGTGGTCAGCGTTGGGCGGGGCACCGACAAGCAGTTTCAGGTAATTGGCTCACCAAACCCTAAAAACGGTCGGTTTCAGTTTACTCCTACCGATAAGCCCGGTGCCGTGAATCCGCCCAACGAAGGACAGCTTTGCTACGGCCTCGACCTGACCCAGGTAAACGCCCGTAAGCAGGGGTTCACGCTCAAGTACGTGATCGACTTCTACGAAAAGGCCCCCGAAAAAGACAAGTTCTTTCTTAAGGGCAACTTTATTGATAAGCTGTACGGCTCCGATCAATTGCGCAAACAACTGATAGCGGGTGTCAAAGAGTCGGCTATCCGCAAAAGCTGGGAGCCCGCCTTAAGTCAGTATAAAGCCAAACGAAAGGGGTATTTGTTGTATAAATAA
- a CDS encoding endo-1,4-beta-xylanase, whose translation MTRNLLLFSFLLITGCQQPSAQPGTSPDPTPATPTLRSVASFPVGAAINPSLLTGKPLYRQTLETEFSSITSENHLKMRQVHPEKDRYDWSGGNTIVDFANQTGKRMHGHALVWHQSVPDWVTQFKGDSLAWENLLRDHITTVVKQYKGKIAAWDVVNEAFLDDGTLRPTLWLQNLGPGYIARSFVYARQADPAVKLFYNEYGQEYSTKKLAAVLAMVADFRKRNIPIDGVGLQMHTNIDHPDAQIENAIRQTAATGLLVHISELDVRVNQAKTANFSPTDALWQRQKAKYQAIATAYRTIVPPAQQHGITTWNVSDADSWIPSFCQCNDFPLPFDKDFKKKAAYDGFLTGLKP comes from the coding sequence ATGACACGCAACCTGCTCCTGTTTTCTTTTCTGCTGATTACTGGGTGCCAACAACCCTCGGCCCAGCCCGGTACAAGCCCCGACCCCACGCCAGCCACACCCACATTACGCTCGGTGGCCTCGTTTCCGGTTGGTGCGGCTATCAACCCCAGTCTGCTGACGGGCAAACCCCTTTATCGCCAAACGCTCGAAACGGAGTTTAGCAGTATCACGTCTGAAAACCACCTAAAAATGCGGCAGGTGCATCCCGAAAAGGACCGGTACGACTGGAGCGGAGGAAACACGATTGTCGATTTTGCCAATCAGACTGGTAAACGAATGCACGGCCACGCGCTTGTGTGGCATCAGTCGGTACCCGATTGGGTCACTCAATTCAAAGGCGATTCGCTGGCCTGGGAAAACCTGTTGCGTGACCATATCACGACGGTAGTGAAACAGTACAAAGGCAAAATTGCGGCCTGGGATGTGGTCAATGAAGCCTTTCTGGACGATGGTACCCTGCGGCCCACGCTTTGGCTTCAGAACCTCGGCCCCGGCTACATTGCCCGCAGTTTTGTGTACGCCCGGCAGGCCGATCCCGCCGTGAAACTGTTTTATAACGAGTATGGGCAGGAGTACAGTACCAAAAAGCTGGCAGCCGTACTGGCAATGGTAGCCGATTTCCGCAAACGCAACATTCCGATTGATGGCGTGGGCCTGCAAATGCATACGAACATCGACCATCCCGACGCTCAGATCGAGAACGCGATCCGGCAAACGGCCGCTACGGGCCTGCTGGTCCATATCTCCGAACTCGACGTCCGGGTGAATCAGGCCAAAACCGCCAACTTTTCCCCGACCGACGCCCTTTGGCAACGCCAGAAAGCTAAGTACCAGGCCATTGCCACAGCCTACCGGACGATTGTACCACCGGCACAACAACACGGCATAACCACCTGGAACGTGAGCGATGCCGATAGCTGGATTCCGAGCTTTTGCCAATGCAACGACTTCCCACTGCCTTTCGACAAAGACTTCAAGAAAAAAGCGGCTTATGATGGCTTTCTGACCGGCTTGAAACCGTAA
- a CDS encoding malate:quinone oxidoreductase has translation MAAPKQPASTPDVVLIGAGIMSATLGVLLKELQPSITIEIYERLDRAAAESSDAWNNAGTGHSAFCELNYTPEREDGTVETSKAVKIAESFEVSKQFWAYLVEQGFLEDAPDFIRSIPHMSFVWGKDNVDYLRRRFEALQQCHLFHGMAYSEDPKTIANWIPLVMEGRDPAEPVAATRMDMGTDVNFGALTRNMFKRLMQLDGVTMHFNHDVRELWRSKTMGGWKVRVENLETGRERDVQAKFVFIGAGGGSLRLLEKSDIPEGRGYGGFPVSGQWLKCTNRAIIEQHEAKVYGKASVGAPPMSVPHLDTRLIDGKRELLFGPYAGFSTKFLKNGSYLDLPKSIQMANLAPMLMAGLHNIPLTRYLIQQVMQSPEDRLFALREYFPNAQMEDWELEVAGQRVQVIKKDEEEGGVLEFGTEIVSAADGSIAALLGASPGASTAVSIMLDLLNRCFPDRIIREDNQQKIKEMIPSYGRSLAKDPELTRQIRERTGEVLGLEE, from the coding sequence ATGGCTGCCCCAAAACAACCAGCTTCAACCCCCGATGTCGTGCTGATCGGGGCGGGTATCATGAGTGCAACGCTCGGTGTGTTGCTCAAGGAGTTGCAACCGAGTATAACCATTGAAATTTACGAACGTCTGGACCGGGCGGCCGCCGAAAGCTCCGATGCCTGGAACAATGCGGGCACCGGGCACTCGGCCTTCTGCGAACTCAACTACACGCCCGAACGCGAAGACGGCACGGTTGAAACAAGTAAGGCGGTAAAGATTGCCGAGTCGTTTGAGGTGTCGAAACAGTTCTGGGCGTACCTGGTCGAACAGGGATTTCTGGAAGATGCCCCCGATTTCATCCGTAGTATTCCGCACATGAGTTTCGTGTGGGGGAAAGACAATGTCGATTATCTGCGTCGGCGATTCGAGGCCTTGCAGCAGTGTCATTTGTTTCATGGTATGGCTTACAGCGAAGATCCCAAAACCATTGCCAACTGGATTCCGCTTGTGATGGAAGGCCGTGACCCGGCCGAACCCGTAGCCGCGACCCGCATGGATATGGGGACCGATGTGAACTTTGGTGCGCTCACCCGCAACATGTTCAAACGGCTCATGCAGCTCGACGGCGTTACCATGCATTTCAACCATGATGTGCGGGAGTTGTGGCGATCCAAAACAATGGGTGGCTGGAAAGTGCGGGTTGAGAATCTCGAAACCGGCCGGGAGCGCGATGTACAGGCTAAGTTTGTATTTATCGGGGCCGGGGGCGGTTCGTTACGGCTTCTCGAAAAATCAGATATTCCGGAGGGGCGCGGCTACGGCGGCTTCCCCGTAAGCGGGCAGTGGCTTAAGTGCACCAATCGCGCCATTATCGAACAGCACGAGGCCAAGGTGTATGGTAAAGCGTCGGTGGGAGCTCCGCCTATGTCGGTGCCGCACCTCGATACCCGCCTGATTGACGGAAAGCGGGAGTTGCTGTTTGGGCCCTACGCTGGCTTCTCGACCAAGTTTCTGAAAAATGGCTCGTACCTGGATTTACCCAAGTCGATTCAAATGGCCAATCTGGCTCCAATGCTCATGGCGGGCTTGCACAATATTCCGTTGACCCGCTACCTGATTCAGCAGGTTATGCAATCGCCCGAAGATCGGCTCTTTGCGCTACGCGAGTATTTTCCGAATGCCCAAATGGAGGACTGGGAACTTGAAGTAGCCGGGCAGCGGGTGCAGGTCATCAAAAAAGACGAAGAAGAAGGGGGCGTGCTGGAGTTCGGAACGGAGATTGTGAGCGCGGCCGACGGCTCGATTGCCGCTTTGCTTGGTGCATCGCCGGGAGCCTCTACCGCCGTCTCGATTATGCTCGACCTGCTCAACCGCTGCTTCCCCGACCGAATTATCCGGGAGGATAACCAGCAAAAAATCAAAGAAATGATACCGAGCTACGGTCGTTCGCTCGCTAAAGACCCCGAACTAACCCGTCAGATCCGCGAACGCACTGGCGAAGTGTTGGGGTTGGAAGAATAG